A single Blastococcus colisei DNA region contains:
- a CDS encoding CDP-alcohol phosphatidyltransferase family protein yields the protein MTSSNGPSAAAPVPPAGRPRTAGSPPVTDREDLPDRVWTVPNALSLLRLLGVPVFLWLLLGPEADGWAVAILMVSGFTDWLDGKLARWLNQSSRLGALLDPAADRLYIVSTLIALALREIVPVWVVALLVGRELVLGVALLVLRRYGYPPLQVHYLGKAATLLLLYAFPGLLLADGSGWLATAIEPFAWAFTIWGTALYVLAGLFYVIQVTGIVRAERAADASRTAR from the coding sequence GTGACGTCGTCGAACGGTCCGTCGGCGGCTGCCCCGGTTCCGCCGGCCGGGCGCCCCCGGACCGCCGGCTCGCCGCCGGTGACCGACCGCGAGGACCTGCCCGACCGCGTCTGGACCGTGCCGAACGCCCTCTCGCTGCTCCGGCTGCTCGGTGTCCCGGTCTTCCTCTGGCTGCTGCTGGGCCCCGAGGCCGACGGCTGGGCCGTGGCCATCCTGATGGTCTCCGGCTTCACCGACTGGCTCGACGGGAAGCTCGCGCGCTGGCTGAATCAGAGCAGCAGGCTCGGAGCTCTGCTGGACCCGGCGGCCGACCGGCTCTACATCGTCAGCACGCTGATCGCGCTCGCGCTGCGGGAAATCGTCCCGGTCTGGGTGGTCGCGCTGCTCGTCGGGCGGGAACTCGTCCTCGGCGTCGCACTCCTCGTGCTGCGCCGCTACGGCTATCCGCCGCTGCAGGTGCACTACCTGGGCAAGGCCGCCACCCTGCTGCTGCTCTACGCGTTCCCCGGTCTGCTGCTCGCCGACGGCAGCGGCTGGCTGGCCACGGCCATCGAGCCGTTCGCCTGGGCGTTCACGATCTGGGGGACCGCTCTCTACGTGCTGGCCGGGCTGTTCTACGTGATCCAGGTGACCGGCATCGTGCGCGCCGAGCGCGCCGCCGATGCGTCGCGGACGGCGCGGTGA
- a CDS encoding elongation factor G-like protein EF-G2 yields MAKDTGTAPAPRPAADVRNVALVGHAGAGKTTLAEALLAATGAVPRAGRVEDGTTCLDTEEVEVRQQRSVSLGVATIEHAGCRITLLDTPGSPDFVGELRAGLRAADAALFVVSAVNGVDAATVQLWEECAAVGMPRAVVITQLDRARADVDDAVRLCQLLLGEGVYPVHLVDRGPDGAVRGLVSLLEPDADAPEADRLRSELIEGIIGESEDEALMERYLAGDQLVQADLIADLETAVARAHFHPVLCAAPLIGVGVADLLELIVAGFPSPLEHGCPPVSRTDGSAVSSVACDPEGPLVAEVVKTTTDPYVGRVSLVRVFSGTLRPDIPVHVSGHGMADRGHPDHDVDERIGALSSPLGATLRPVPSCPAGDICAVARLTSAETGDTLSSPEDPRLVPPWDLPTPQLPVALEAASRSDEDRLATALARLVAEDPTVRLDRRPDTGQLLLWCVGEAHAEVLLERLRARHGVSVTTVPVRVPMVETLAGSARVTGRHVKQSGGHGQYAVVVIEAEPGPPGSRIVFEQRIVGGTVPSQFHGSVEKGIRMQAERGISGDRPLVDVHLTLVDGKAHSVDSSDAAFQAAGALALRELAAAAGTRVLEPWCEVDVVVPGEYVGAVMSDLSGRRARVTGSEADPLRDRTTVRAEVPEVELLTYPGVLRSVTHGTGSFSRRPLGYEPAPASAAAVPA; encoded by the coding sequence ATGGCGAAGGACACCGGGACGGCGCCGGCACCACGACCGGCCGCGGACGTGCGGAACGTGGCACTCGTGGGCCACGCCGGGGCAGGGAAGACCACGCTCGCCGAGGCGCTCCTCGCGGCCACCGGCGCCGTGCCGCGGGCCGGTCGGGTGGAGGACGGCACGACGTGTCTGGACACCGAGGAGGTGGAGGTCCGTCAGCAGCGCTCGGTGTCCCTGGGCGTGGCGACGATCGAGCACGCCGGTTGCCGGATCACGCTGCTGGACACCCCGGGGTCGCCGGACTTCGTCGGGGAGCTCCGGGCGGGGCTGCGCGCCGCGGACGCCGCGCTGTTCGTCGTCTCGGCGGTCAACGGTGTCGACGCCGCCACCGTGCAGCTGTGGGAGGAGTGCGCCGCGGTCGGGATGCCGCGCGCCGTCGTCATCACCCAGCTGGACCGGGCGCGGGCCGACGTCGACGACGCCGTCCGGCTCTGCCAGCTGCTCCTCGGGGAAGGCGTCTACCCCGTGCACCTGGTCGACCGCGGACCGGACGGGGCCGTGCGGGGCCTGGTCTCGCTCCTGGAGCCCGACGCCGACGCCCCGGAGGCCGACCGTCTCCGCTCCGAGCTCATCGAGGGGATCATCGGCGAGAGCGAGGACGAGGCGCTGATGGAGCGGTACCTGGCCGGCGACCAGCTGGTCCAGGCCGACCTCATCGCCGACCTGGAGACGGCGGTGGCCCGCGCGCACTTCCACCCGGTGCTGTGCGCCGCCCCGCTGATCGGGGTGGGCGTCGCGGACCTGCTCGAACTGATCGTCGCCGGCTTCCCCAGCCCCCTGGAACACGGCTGCCCGCCGGTCTCCCGGACCGACGGTTCAGCGGTCTCGTCGGTGGCCTGCGACCCCGAGGGACCGCTCGTCGCCGAGGTCGTCAAGACCACCACCGACCCGTACGTGGGCCGCGTCAGCCTGGTCCGTGTCTTCAGCGGGACGCTCCGGCCCGACATCCCCGTCCACGTGTCCGGGCACGGGATGGCCGACCGCGGTCATCCCGACCACGACGTCGACGAGCGCATCGGGGCGCTGTCCTCACCCCTCGGTGCAACCCTGCGCCCGGTGCCCTCCTGCCCGGCGGGAGACATCTGCGCCGTCGCCCGGCTCACCAGCGCGGAGACGGGGGACACGCTGTCCTCGCCGGAGGACCCCCGGCTGGTCCCGCCGTGGGACCTGCCTACTCCGCAGCTCCCGGTCGCGCTCGAGGCGGCCTCGCGGTCCGACGAGGACCGTCTCGCCACGGCGCTGGCCCGGCTGGTGGCCGAGGACCCCACCGTGCGCCTCGACCGCCGTCCCGACACCGGCCAGCTCCTGCTCTGGTGCGTCGGCGAGGCGCACGCCGAGGTCCTGCTGGAACGACTGCGCGCCCGCCACGGCGTCTCCGTCACCACGGTGCCCGTCCGCGTCCCCATGGTGGAGACGCTCGCCGGTAGCGCCCGGGTCACCGGCCGCCACGTCAAGCAGTCCGGTGGCCACGGTCAGTACGCCGTCGTCGTCATCGAGGCCGAGCCGGGACCGCCGGGCTCGAGGATCGTCTTCGAGCAGCGCATCGTCGGCGGCACCGTGCCCAGCCAGTTCCACGGCAGCGTGGAGAAGGGCATCCGGATGCAGGCCGAACGGGGGATCAGCGGTGACCGCCCGCTCGTCGACGTCCACCTGACCCTCGTGGACGGCAAGGCCCACTCGGTGGACTCCTCCGACGCCGCCTTCCAGGCCGCCGGCGCGCTGGCCCTGCGCGAGCTCGCGGCCGCCGCCGGCACCCGGGTGCTCGAGCCGTGGTGCGAGGTGGACGTGGTGGTTCCGGGGGAGTACGTCGGCGCCGTCATGAGCGACCTGTCCGGGCGCCGGGCCCGGGTGACCGGCAGCGAGGCGGACCCGCTCCGTGACCGGACCACGGTGCGCGCGGAGGTGCCCGAGGTCGAGCTGCTGACCTATCCGGGAGTGCTGCGGTCGGTCACCCACGGCACCGGTTCCTTCTCCCGCCGCCCCCTCGGCTACGAACCGGCGCCGGCCTCCGCGGCCGCCGTCCCGGCCTGA
- a CDS encoding DUF1918 domain-containing protein, translating into MEAHVGDRIVVRSTHQGEPDRVGEVIECAEPGGGPPYRVRWEPDGHTALFFPAGTASVVRAESAHG; encoded by the coding sequence GTGGAAGCTCATGTCGGAGACCGGATCGTCGTGCGCTCCACCCATCAGGGAGAGCCCGATCGGGTCGGCGAGGTCATCGAGTGCGCCGAGCCCGGGGGAGGGCCGCCCTACCGCGTGCGCTGGGAGCCCGACGGGCACACGGCGCTCTTCTTCCCGGCCGGTACCGCCTCGGTGGTCCGTGCCGAATCGGCGCACGGCTGA
- a CDS encoding iron-containing alcohol dehydrogenase translates to MGRSGARRSGTMAFVYEYPTTERVIYGPDAVSGLAEAVDTLGGERVLLLTTRSLLGTALEARVREVLGERCVGVLSDVVQHVPTSSVDVLVQKARGYSPDLIVTLGGGSVTDAAKAVSASIGEGYEDGQSLYRHRIVFTYPDTVDLRPFTGPPLPIVAVPTTLSAAEYDGIFGMTSSAGVKDLYSDTRLTPRVVVLDAAVTVLTPERLWLGTGIRALDHAIETYVSRSPTPVTDATALHAIKLLAHNLPASRDPRDHEARVNCLVAGWLSMLGVANVTLGLSHGIGHQIGGLCDVPHGETSCVMLPAVLERVKEVAPQRLADIAAAMGADVSGRTPEEAATVGVEAVRSFISGLGLPTTLSAVGVRREQFPALARAAMEDMVVAFAPLDVREADVLELLERAY, encoded by the coding sequence GTGGGCAGATCCGGCGCTAGAAGGAGCGGAACGATGGCTTTCGTCTACGAGTACCCGACGACGGAGAGGGTCATATACGGGCCGGACGCCGTCTCCGGCCTCGCCGAGGCAGTGGACACGCTGGGGGGCGAGCGCGTACTGCTGCTCACCACGAGGTCCTTGCTCGGCACTGCTCTCGAGGCGCGCGTACGGGAGGTGCTGGGGGAGCGCTGCGTCGGGGTACTGAGCGATGTCGTCCAGCACGTCCCGACCTCGTCCGTCGATGTCCTCGTCCAGAAGGCTCGCGGGTATTCCCCCGATCTCATCGTCACTCTCGGCGGCGGGTCGGTCACCGACGCCGCGAAGGCGGTGAGCGCCAGTATCGGCGAGGGTTACGAGGACGGCCAGTCGCTGTACCGGCACAGGATCGTTTTCACCTACCCGGACACGGTCGACCTCCGCCCCTTCACCGGCCCGCCCCTGCCCATCGTGGCTGTTCCGACGACGCTGTCAGCGGCCGAGTACGACGGCATCTTCGGCATGACGTCATCCGCCGGGGTCAAGGACCTCTACTCGGACACGCGTCTCACTCCTCGTGTGGTCGTCCTGGATGCCGCAGTGACCGTGCTCACGCCGGAGCGCCTGTGGCTGGGCACGGGGATCCGCGCGCTCGACCACGCCATCGAGACCTACGTGTCCCGCTCGCCCACTCCCGTGACAGACGCCACCGCTCTCCATGCGATCAAGCTGCTGGCACACAATCTGCCCGCGTCCCGCGATCCGCGTGATCACGAGGCCCGCGTCAACTGCCTGGTGGCGGGCTGGCTCTCGATGCTGGGCGTCGCCAACGTCACGCTCGGTCTGAGTCACGGCATCGGGCACCAGATCGGCGGTTTGTGCGACGTGCCGCATGGCGAGACGTCGTGCGTCATGCTGCCGGCCGTTCTCGAGCGAGTGAAGGAGGTGGCTCCTCAGCGTCTCGCCGACATCGCTGCCGCGATGGGCGCGGACGTGTCGGGACGTACGCCGGAGGAGGCTGCGACCGTCGGCGTGGAGGCCGTCCGCAGCTTCATCTCGGGGCTGGGCCTGCCGACCACGCTCTCGGCGGTCGGAGTGAGGAGGGAGCAGTTCCCGGCGCTGGCGCGAGCAGCCATGGAGGACATGGTCGTGGCATTCGCTCCACTCGACGTCCGAGAGGCAGATGTCCTGGAGCTGCTCGAACGCGCGTACTGA
- a CDS encoding TetR/AcrR family transcriptional regulator has protein sequence MTAEARVSRKEQLIEAAAVLFDRQGYYTTGVEDIARAIGLSKPTLYHYVRTKGEIVAWIHDEIMDILLRRLEERVSSGLSPIEVLRLNVIDIIDVMDTKPGHLRVFFEHHREIPEALRREAKVKRDRYQALIELTIADGIEKGMFRKTDVRLATLALFGITNWSYQWYRPAGPAKSQEVAQHLFDVFLGGISATGPDGSEPVPAVLHGADGSP, from the coding sequence ATGACGGCGGAGGCGCGGGTCAGTCGGAAGGAGCAGCTCATCGAGGCCGCAGCGGTCCTGTTCGACCGCCAGGGCTACTACACGACAGGCGTCGAGGACATCGCGCGCGCGATAGGGCTGAGCAAGCCGACGTTGTACCACTACGTCCGGACCAAAGGTGAGATCGTCGCGTGGATCCACGATGAGATCATGGACATCCTGCTCCGGCGGCTCGAGGAACGTGTCTCCTCCGGCCTGAGCCCCATCGAGGTCCTGCGACTCAACGTCATCGACATCATCGACGTGATGGACACCAAGCCCGGGCACCTGAGGGTGTTCTTCGAACATCACCGCGAGATCCCCGAGGCGCTGCGTCGAGAGGCGAAGGTGAAGCGGGACCGGTATCAGGCACTCATCGAGCTGACGATCGCGGACGGCATCGAGAAGGGCATGTTCCGCAAGACCGACGTCCGGCTCGCCACGCTGGCGCTGTTCGGTATCACGAACTGGTCCTACCAGTGGTATCGCCCAGCCGGCCCGGCGAAGTCCCAGGAGGTCGCCCAGCACCTGTTCGACGTCTTCCTGGGAGGCATATCCGCGACTGGGCCGGACGGCTCGGAGCCCGTGCCGGCGGTCCTCCACGGAGCTGACGGCTCGCCGTGA
- a CDS encoding amidohydrolase family protein, giving the protein MRNVFVRSGRADALDRPVEPEALVEAMDEAGVDVALLSAWHRPGGWVVSNDDVASFTTRHPERFAGVASVDLSDPVGAVRELRRAVEDDGFVGLRLLPWLWERPPDHALYYPLYAACVDLGVPFCTQVGHTGPLRTSETGRPIPYIDQIALDFPELVIVGGHIGYPWTDEMISLAWKHPNVYIDTSAYLPKYYPPQLVHYIETYGRDKVMFATNWPQLDHVPCLQQVAGLGLSDAAQEAFLGGNAARVFRLPAGPATQQGAHP; this is encoded by the coding sequence GTGCGGAACGTCTTCGTACGGTCCGGGCGGGCCGACGCGCTGGACAGGCCTGTCGAGCCGGAGGCTCTAGTCGAGGCCATGGACGAAGCCGGCGTGGACGTCGCCCTGCTCTCCGCCTGGCACCGTCCGGGCGGATGGGTCGTCAGCAACGACGACGTCGCCTCGTTCACCACGCGGCATCCGGAGCGCTTCGCCGGCGTTGCCAGCGTCGACCTGTCCGACCCGGTCGGTGCCGTCCGGGAGTTGCGGCGAGCCGTGGAGGACGACGGATTCGTCGGCCTGCGCCTGCTGCCGTGGCTGTGGGAGAGGCCGCCCGACCACGCCCTCTACTACCCGCTGTACGCCGCGTGCGTCGATCTCGGAGTCCCCTTCTGCACCCAGGTGGGGCACACAGGGCCGCTCCGCACATCCGAGACGGGTAGGCCCATCCCCTACATCGATCAGATCGCTCTGGACTTCCCGGAGCTGGTCATCGTCGGCGGGCACATCGGCTATCCGTGGACCGACGAGATGATCTCGCTGGCGTGGAAGCATCCGAATGTCTACATCGACACCTCTGCCTACCTGCCGAAGTACTACCCGCCACAGCTGGTCCACTACATCGAGACCTATGGACGCGACAAGGTCATGTTCGCCACGAACTGGCCGCAGCTGGACCATGTCCCCTGCCTTCAGCAGGTGGCAGGACTGGGCCTGAGCGACGCCGCGCAGGAGGCCTTCCTGGGTGGCAACGCCGCACGGGTCTTCCGGCTACCCGCGGGACCGGCGACCCAGCAGGGTGCCCATCCCTGA